A part of Waddliaceae bacterium genomic DNA contains:
- a CDS encoding ferredoxin, translated as MPKASVNPETCIGCGLCENLCPECFKINDDGIAEVIEAGCLSIDFDQLEDTANQCPVNAITVEA; from the coding sequence ATGCCAAAAGCTTCCGTTAATCCAGAAACATGCATCGGCTGCGGCTTATGCGAAAATCTTTGCCCTGAATGCTTTAAGATCAACGACGACGGCATCGCTGAAGTTATCGAAGCTGGATGTCTTTCTATAGACTTCGACCAGCTCGAAGATACAGCGAACCAATGTCCTGTCAATGCCATCACTGTAGAAGCGTAG
- a CDS encoding ABC transporter permease, protein MASYITRRLLLLPLTLLCIIIVNFVIINLAPGDPVSVTEISDSGNASRKESASDAFGSDERYLHFREHYGLTLPIIFNRWSSTPKEDVSRVIVQLITKKESPDDAEEMSIKDFSAIQTAFGDRARYVMPHLLDIIEGDGDIATKSIASRFFARGGSRQPFLGPGLPAKKKAYNKKISVDNNILRNAMISAADPSDVITEKISTMALWYEGNKESYVFEPDNISKAKILFIETRFARYLSRVLTLDFGTLRNDNNKKVIGEVSKRFKYSLTLAILPMLITFVLCQVFGCYMSIRQNRWQDITLNVMFLLLYATPIFVVAPFLIEKVALNNTFFFSDIAIPISGFNSSDSIYNTFTSSERFFDILQHICLPLLAVLYGTLAVQSRLSRTAVLEVLRQDYVRTAHAKGLSPLHVLIFHVGRNAAITIVTSVAGSLGIVLGGSLIIETIFGIDGFGRFFYEAVINRDYNVIMFSALMSSTLTLLGYLTADITYTLLDPRMSLEQ, encoded by the coding sequence ATGGCAAGCTATATAACAAGAAGACTTTTGCTTCTCCCGCTGACGTTGCTATGCATCATAATAGTAAATTTTGTCATAATAAACCTCGCTCCCGGCGACCCTGTTTCCGTCACAGAGATCTCCGACAGTGGAAACGCCAGCAGAAAAGAAAGCGCTAGCGATGCCTTCGGCAGCGACGAACGATACCTACATTTCCGCGAACATTATGGTCTTACACTACCTATAATTTTCAACCGCTGGTCTTCGACGCCGAAAGAAGATGTGTCGCGTGTCATCGTCCAGCTTATCACCAAGAAAGAAAGCCCCGACGACGCTGAAGAGATGTCTATAAAAGATTTCTCTGCGATACAGACGGCCTTCGGCGATAGGGCGCGTTATGTCATGCCACATCTTCTTGACATCATCGAAGGTGATGGTGACATCGCCACAAAATCTATAGCGTCGCGGTTCTTCGCCCGCGGAGGGTCTCGTCAACCATTTCTCGGCCCTGGCCTTCCTGCAAAGAAAAAAGCCTACAACAAAAAAATCTCCGTCGACAATAACATCTTGAGGAATGCGATGATATCCGCCGCCGACCCTTCTGATGTCATCACCGAAAAAATCTCTACGATGGCGTTGTGGTACGAAGGCAATAAAGAAAGCTATGTCTTCGAACCCGACAACATCTCAAAGGCAAAAATTTTATTTATAGAGACACGTTTTGCACGATATCTCAGCAGGGTCTTGACCCTGGATTTCGGAACGCTTCGTAATGACAATAACAAGAAAGTCATCGGTGAAGTGTCTAAAAGATTTAAATACTCTCTTACCCTTGCTATCCTTCCTATGCTTATAACCTTTGTCCTGTGCCAGGTTTTCGGATGCTATATGTCTATAAGACAAAATCGTTGGCAGGACATCACCCTAAACGTCATGTTCCTGCTGTTATACGCCACTCCTATCTTCGTCGTCGCGCCTTTCCTCATCGAAAAGGTTGCCCTTAACAACACCTTTTTCTTCTCCGACATCGCCATCCCCATCAGCGGCTTCAACAGTTCCGACAGCATATACAACACCTTCACATCTTCCGAAAGGTTTTTTGATATATTACAGCATATCTGCCTACCACTGCTGGCAGTGCTATACGGTACGCTCGCTGTACAGTCGCGGCTATCGCGTACTGCCGTTCTTGAAGTATTACGTCAAGATTATGTACGCACTGCCCATGCCAAAGGCCTAAGCCCTCTACATGTTCTTATCTTCCACGTAGGGCGCAATGCCGCCATCACCATCGTGACGTCGGTAGCGGGGTCTCTTGGTATCGTCCTTGGCGGTTCACTGATAATAGAAACGATCTTCGGCATCGACGGCTTCGGAAGGTTTTTCTATGAGGCCGTGATAAACCGCGACTATAACGTCATCATGTTCTCGGCGCTTATGAGTTCAACGCTGACACTTCTCGGGTACCTTACTGCCGACATAACATATACCCTTCTAGATCCACGGATGTCGCTAGAACAATGA